From a single Actinomyces viscosus genomic region:
- a CDS encoding ABC transporter permease, giving the protein MTPTTSALVQEGSAAPVNHGELVRAAPMRSQLGLLIQWQFRRSLPMLPLFIIVQTLLSVSMVLGYGLIAGHPGHEASLYLAGGGPTIALISLGLIMTPQWVSQSRTEGSLDWMRTLPVPRVAFLLADLAIWTVLALPGLVLGVLVANARFDVDLAPRWWLVPGAVLVALTAACIGYAIATLLAPALAQILSQVLAFGIMLFSPMSFPADRLPGWAQEVHRWLPFEPMAQVVRAGLFPHDSTMPARSWALLGGWCLVAVVGASWALGRRP; this is encoded by the coding sequence ATGACCCCGACAACCAGCGCACTCGTTCAAGAAGGCTCCGCCGCCCCGGTGAACCACGGAGAGCTCGTCCGGGCAGCACCGATGCGAAGCCAGCTCGGACTGCTCATCCAGTGGCAGTTTCGCCGCAGCCTGCCCATGCTTCCCCTCTTCATCATTGTCCAGACGCTGCTGTCCGTCTCAATGGTCCTGGGGTACGGGCTCATCGCGGGCCATCCCGGTCACGAGGCGAGTCTTTACCTGGCCGGTGGTGGACCAACGATCGCCCTCATCTCGCTGGGGCTCATCATGACGCCCCAGTGGGTCTCCCAGTCGCGCACCGAGGGCAGCCTGGACTGGATGCGCACCCTGCCCGTCCCCAGGGTCGCCTTCCTCCTGGCCGACCTTGCGATCTGGACTGTTCTGGCGCTTCCCGGACTGGTCCTGGGCGTCCTCGTCGCCAATGCCCGCTTCGACGTCGACCTTGCTCCACGGTGGTGGCTGGTCCCCGGTGCCGTGCTGGTCGCCCTGACGGCAGCCTGCATCGGCTACGCCATCGCCACGCTCCTGGCCCCGGCGCTGGCCCAGATCCTCTCCCAGGTGCTCGCCTTCGGAATCATGCTGTTCTCACCGATGAGCTTCCCCGCCGACAGGCTCCCCGGCTGGGCGCAGGAGGTTCACCGCTGGCTGCCCTTCGAGCCCATGGCCCAGGTGGTGCGTGCCGGGCTGTTCCCCCATGACTCCACGATGCCCGCCCGTTCCTGGGCTCTGCTGGGAGGATGGTGCCTGGTAGCCGTGGTGGGAGCGTCGTGGGCCCTGGGAAGGCGGCCCTGA
- a CDS encoding ABC transporter ATP-binding protein, protein MDCVLSIEDLHKHFGSGSHTLRANAGVTMRVGAGEVVGLLGHNGAGKTTLVNQVVGLLRPTSGRITLDGVDAIEHPAVARRLTNVQAQANVPITGLTPRVAIELVGRLRGGRPRQTRRRAEELIEALDLGEWATTPAQKISGGIARLTAFAMCAVVPGRLVILDEPTNDVDPVRRRLLWDQIRLLAETGSAVLLVTHNVREAERAVDRLTVLDHGHVIAEGTPAALVAGHGSSFVLEVSQVPGRRLEPPAGMSLTRHDGVRAVLPIAEGQTVQAVTWAAEALERGMIERYELAPISLEEVYVDLTRGADEEPLRGAA, encoded by the coding sequence GTGGACTGCGTACTGAGCATTGAGGATCTTCACAAGCACTTCGGAAGCGGATCGCACACGCTGAGAGCCAACGCCGGTGTCACCATGCGGGTGGGCGCCGGTGAGGTGGTTGGACTTCTCGGACACAACGGCGCGGGTAAGACCACGCTCGTCAACCAGGTGGTGGGGCTGCTGCGTCCAACCTCCGGGCGCATCACTCTCGACGGCGTCGACGCCATCGAGCATCCCGCTGTCGCCCGCCGCCTCACCAACGTCCAGGCGCAGGCCAACGTGCCGATCACGGGTCTGACTCCACGGGTGGCCATTGAGCTGGTAGGGCGTTTGCGAGGAGGGCGTCCTCGTCAGACCCGCAGGCGTGCCGAGGAGCTCATTGAGGCCCTCGACCTGGGGGAGTGGGCGACGACTCCTGCGCAGAAGATCTCTGGTGGAATCGCCCGCCTGACGGCATTCGCCATGTGCGCCGTCGTCCCCGGACGGCTGGTCATCCTCGATGAGCCCACCAACGACGTCGACCCGGTGCGCCGCCGCCTGCTGTGGGACCAGATCCGTCTGCTGGCCGAGACCGGGTCCGCGGTCCTCCTCGTAACCCACAACGTACGGGAGGCCGAACGAGCAGTGGACCGGCTCACCGTCCTGGACCACGGTCACGTCATCGCCGAGGGAACTCCTGCGGCACTCGTGGCAGGTCACGGATCGTCCTTCGTCCTGGAAGTCAGTCAGGTGCCCGGCCGCCGGCTTGAGCCACCGGCAGGCATGAGTCTGACGCGGCACGACGGCGTACGAGCGGTCCTGCCGATCGCGGAGGGACAGACGGTGCAGGCAGTGACGTGGGCCGCTGAGGCCCTGGAGCGGGGCATGATCGAGCGCTACGAGCTGGCTCCGATCTCCCTGGAGGAGGTCTACGTCGACCTCACTCGGGGTGCGGACGAGGAGCCTCTTCGCGGTGCCGCATGA
- a CDS encoding ABC transporter ATP-binding protein — MIVAGLMTALGALMSIVPFEALRNMAAIWLGESAPEGWRGSLWLWAAVAVVSLFTAQALYLSGLGLTHVAEARLRHHLRQRVVDALSRLPLGRVAQIPHGTIRKMVCDDTSSIHTLVAHVPGDVTNAVVAAVAGMAYLMWIDWRLAGALLAVWVLALTVMALSLAKVSNITERFGVAQTALSAATVEMIEGIKEIKGFQATDASRTRFSQARSEFSRLSYEWLSRSGRGISAIGAVMRPSTVFTTVAVLTVVFTSQGWTPLSSTLPFFLLALGLPEGILILIGLAQHIYESRMAAQSTADLLSQEPMPEGSHDEGEGRAPGRVEVDGVTFSYETGSPVLRGVSFTAEPGTVTALVGPSGGGKSTLARLIARFYDVDDGAVRVSGVDVRETTFPWLLSRVAIVLQDVALAHESVHDNIALGRPGATREQVEAAARAACIHERIMRLPRGYDTVLGDEGGFLSGGERQRVTLARAYLQDAPILVLDEATAQADPASERDIHQALSQLAAGRTVIIIAHRLSTIRDADQILVVDAGRIAERGTHDELLAAGGRYAAMWRSQDLNEDADASALEGAAPLPGPSTDSAGKKEEK, encoded by the coding sequence ATGATCGTCGCCGGGCTGATGACCGCCCTCGGAGCGCTGATGTCCATCGTTCCCTTCGAGGCCCTGCGCAACATGGCGGCCATCTGGCTGGGCGAGAGCGCACCGGAGGGATGGCGGGGCAGCCTGTGGCTCTGGGCCGCCGTCGCCGTCGTCTCCCTCTTCACGGCCCAGGCGCTTTACCTGTCGGGCCTGGGGCTGACCCACGTGGCCGAGGCCAGGCTGCGCCATCATCTTCGTCAGCGGGTCGTCGATGCGCTCAGCCGCCTGCCACTGGGCAGGGTGGCCCAGATACCCCACGGCACCATCCGCAAGATGGTCTGCGACGACACGAGCTCCATCCACACCCTCGTGGCTCATGTCCCCGGCGACGTCACCAACGCCGTCGTTGCCGCGGTGGCAGGCATGGCCTACCTGATGTGGATCGACTGGCGTCTGGCGGGCGCCCTGCTCGCCGTGTGGGTGCTCGCCCTGACTGTCATGGCGCTCAGCCTGGCCAAGGTCTCGAACATCACCGAGCGCTTCGGCGTCGCCCAGACGGCCCTGTCCGCCGCCACCGTCGAGATGATCGAGGGAATCAAGGAGATCAAGGGGTTTCAGGCGACCGACGCCTCCCGCACCCGGTTCAGCCAGGCCCGCTCGGAGTTCTCCCGGTTGTCCTACGAGTGGCTGAGCCGGTCGGGTCGAGGGATCAGCGCTATCGGTGCCGTGATGCGGCCCTCCACAGTCTTCACCACGGTCGCTGTCCTGACCGTGGTCTTCACCTCCCAGGGATGGACGCCGCTGTCATCGACCCTGCCCTTCTTCCTGCTGGCCCTCGGGCTGCCGGAAGGCATCCTGATCCTCATCGGGCTGGCGCAGCACATCTACGAGTCCAGGATGGCCGCCCAGTCCACGGCTGACCTGCTCTCCCAGGAGCCGATGCCCGAGGGGAGCCACGACGAGGGCGAGGGCCGGGCCCCCGGTCGGGTCGAGGTCGACGGCGTCACCTTCTCCTACGAGACGGGTTCCCCGGTGCTTCGAGGCGTGTCCTTCACCGCTGAGCCCGGTACCGTCACCGCCCTGGTCGGTCCCTCAGGTGGTGGAAAGTCGACCCTGGCCCGTCTCATCGCCCGTTTCTACGACGTCGACGACGGCGCCGTGCGCGTCAGCGGCGTCGACGTGCGTGAGACGACCTTCCCCTGGCTGCTCTCGCGAGTGGCGATCGTCCTGCAGGACGTCGCTCTCGCCCACGAGTCGGTCCACGACAACATCGCCCTCGGGCGACCCGGTGCCACCCGCGAGCAGGTTGAGGCCGCTGCCCGGGCGGCCTGCATACACGAGCGCATCATGCGTCTTCCCCGCGGCTACGACACGGTGCTGGGGGATGAGGGCGGGTTCCTCTCCGGTGGTGAGCGGCAGCGTGTCACCCTGGCGCGCGCCTACCTCCAGGACGCCCCGATCCTCGTCCTGGACGAGGCCACGGCTCAGGCCGACCCCGCCTCCGAGCGCGATATCCACCAGGCCCTGTCCCAGCTGGCCGCCGGGCGAACCGTCATCATCATCGCCCACCGCCTGTCCACGATCCGCGACGCCGACCAGATCCTCGTCGTCGACGCCGGACGCATCGCCGAACGGGGCACCCACGACGAGCTGCTGGCGGCCGGTGGTCGCTACGCCGCCATGTGGCGCAGTCAGGACCTGAACGAGGACGCGGATGCCTCCGCCCTGGAGGGAGCGGCGCCCTTACCCGGCCCCTCAACGGACTCAGCCGGTAAGAAGGAGGAGAAGTGA
- a CDS encoding ABC transporter ATP-binding protein: protein MWKLLMRIVNAAEMRVITTWFVTSAFLQGVTLALMIPFLRALYSRSESVNGWLIAVVILGVLTVLVDTFAMYRSYRVSVFEVCDTMIDRIAEHVLTLPLGWFSAEREAAVVNATSKEVNTVSHLASMVIPNICNAFIVPLVMLVATAFVEWPLALIMAVTIIPLTLIWRRMGVATTRANEMEDRTSSAAAGRLIEFARLQPVLRASGVTETGWEPVRTTLEADAESTLDGLRVKGRPGQYFNLTVNIAFALVLATGLSLVSGHRLDVIGYLAIITVTARTLLPLTKAAMYASELDNAKVALSAVSSILDARPLPDPEPGQEVRPEGTTITLSNVSFAYDEGRPVLGNVSLTAPQGRVTALVGPSGAGKSTILRLAARFWDVDDGTVTIGGAPVRSMRTATIMGMTSMVFQDVYLFDTTIRENLRIARPEATDAELAEAARRARLDRVIESLPHGWDTQVGPGGLSLSGGERQRVAIARAFVKDAPILLLDEITSALDGENESAITEVVRELSEGRTVMVVAHRLSTVRQADEVIFLEPTQSGARVAQHGTPHELATTPGPFREFIEASTASSRWHIRQG, encoded by the coding sequence ATGTGGAAGCTGCTGATGCGGATCGTCAACGCCGCCGAGATGCGGGTGATCACCACCTGGTTCGTGACCTCCGCGTTCCTGCAGGGAGTCACCCTGGCCCTCATGATCCCCTTCCTGCGCGCCCTCTACTCACGCTCGGAGTCGGTCAACGGCTGGCTCATCGCCGTGGTCATCCTGGGAGTCCTCACGGTCCTCGTCGACACCTTCGCCATGTACCGCTCCTACCGGGTCAGTGTCTTCGAGGTCTGCGACACGATGATCGACCGCATCGCCGAGCACGTCCTGACCCTGCCCCTGGGCTGGTTCAGCGCCGAGCGCGAGGCCGCCGTCGTCAACGCCACCTCCAAGGAGGTCAACACCGTCTCCCACCTGGCCTCCATGGTGATCCCCAACATCTGCAACGCGTTCATCGTGCCACTGGTGATGCTGGTGGCCACGGCCTTCGTCGAATGGCCCCTGGCCCTCATCATGGCTGTCACGATCATCCCGCTGACCCTCATCTGGCGGCGCATGGGCGTGGCCACCACCCGTGCCAATGAGATGGAGGACCGCACCTCGTCCGCCGCCGCCGGGAGGCTCATCGAGTTCGCCCGCCTCCAGCCGGTCCTGCGCGCCTCCGGCGTCACCGAGACCGGTTGGGAACCGGTGCGCACCACCCTCGAGGCCGACGCGGAGTCCACACTCGACGGTCTGCGCGTCAAGGGACGGCCCGGCCAGTACTTCAACCTCACCGTCAACATCGCCTTCGCCCTGGTCCTGGCCACCGGGCTGTCGCTGGTCAGCGGCCACCGGCTCGACGTCATCGGCTACCTGGCGATCATCACGGTGACCGCACGCACGCTCCTGCCCCTGACCAAGGCGGCCATGTACGCCTCCGAGCTCGACAACGCCAAGGTGGCCCTGAGCGCGGTGAGCTCCATCCTGGACGCCCGCCCGCTTCCCGACCCGGAGCCCGGCCAGGAGGTCCGCCCTGAGGGGACGACCATCACGCTGTCGAATGTCTCCTTCGCCTACGACGAGGGGCGACCGGTTCTGGGCAACGTCTCCCTGACCGCCCCTCAGGGGAGAGTCACCGCCCTGGTCGGTCCGTCGGGCGCCGGTAAGTCCACGATCCTTCGCCTGGCCGCCCGGTTCTGGGACGTCGACGACGGGACGGTCACCATCGGCGGGGCCCCGGTGCGATCCATGCGAACCGCGACGATCATGGGCATGACCTCCATGGTCTTCCAGGACGTCTACCTGTTCGACACCACCATCCGGGAGAACCTGCGCATCGCCCGGCCCGAGGCCACCGACGCCGAGCTGGCCGAGGCCGCCCGCCGCGCCCGCCTGGACCGCGTCATCGAGTCGCTCCCGCACGGGTGGGACACCCAGGTCGGTCCCGGTGGTCTGAGCCTGTCCGGCGGGGAGCGTCAGCGGGTCGCGATCGCCCGCGCCTTCGTCAAGGACGCCCCGATCCTCCTGCTCGACGAGATCACCTCGGCCCTGGACGGGGAGAACGAGTCCGCGATCACCGAGGTGGTGCGCGAGCTCTCCGAGGGGCGCACCGTCATGGTGGTGGCTCACCGCCTGTCCACCGTCCGTCAGGCCGACGAGGTCATCTTCCTCGAACCGACCCAGTCCGGAGCCCGCGTGGCCCAGCACGGTACGCCTCACGAGCTCGCGACCACGCCCGGCCCCTTCCGCGAGTTCATCGAGGCCTCCACCGCCTCCTCGCGCTGGCACATCCGGCAGGGGTGA